TTGTTGCGAGCATCCACAGCCAGGTTTCTCAGTGCTCCAGACGCAGCTTTCACCACCCGTTCATGTTCATTAGTCAGGAGGTCAGCTATGGCAGAAAGAGCCTTCTCTTGACGCAGAGCAGAGCGGATGTATCGACCATACTAGAATAGCACATAGAAAGGGGTAGAACAAATTACAAATGGCAGCAAACTAGTTATCTAAGTTTTCCCATCTCCAAATCCATTTTCTAAAAGGTACTTTACCGTCCAGCGCCCAGCACACAAATTCTGGATAGCTCCAGCTGAGGCTTCTAAGATGGCAGGAGTCTTGCTCTCCTTAAGAAGTGAGATGTATATCCGAACCACCTCTGGCTGAAATAAGAGCTCATAGCCtgcacaaaagagaaaaagaaggcagaaggTGCTAATCAGTACCAATAAACCACGCTCTAGCTGGCTGGAGTCCAGCCTTAATACTCCCGATTGATGTTCTATACCATCAGATTCCCTAAACTCTCTCACACTCTCTACAGCAAATTTAGAGGCCAAATTCCATGTCTTAAGAataatgaggccaggcgcagtggctcaacacctgtaatcccagcacttaggaggccaaggcgggcagatcacgaggtcaggagattgagaccatcctagctaacacagtgaaaccccgtctctactaaaaatacaaaaaattagctgggcgtgatggcgggcacctatagtcccagctactcgggaggctaagggcaggagaatggcgtgaacctgggaggcggagcttgcagtgagccgagttcacgccactgcactccagcctgggcgacagagtgagactccgtctcaaaaaaaaaaaaaagactaatgaaTCCATGGTAAAAGTGGAACAAATATCAACTCATTATACTCaactcctctcttttcttccttcttgcctCCTCTCCCATAGCTTTGCCTTTGGTTCTACCATGAGCGCTTAGGGGCTCCATTTAGCTCATTGACAGCACTCAAGGTTAAAAATTCCTCATCTCAAATCAATTATCTCTAACTTAACCCAGTCATTCTTCCCATCTTTGCAATTACTACAACGGTCCATTATAGATTAAacgtttataatttttatatccatGGAGAGCTGTGAACTTTGGACTCACTGTATTGATGAATATAAAGATCCAAATTTCTTATAGTAAAgtgtaaaattatctttttttttcttttggagacgaGTCTCtatctgtcgcccatgctggagtgcagtggcgcgatctcaactcactgcaacctctgcctcccaggttcaagcgattctcctgcctcagcctccacagtatctgggattacaggcacccgccaccatgcccagctaatttttgcatttttagtagagacagggtttcaccatgttggccaggctggtctcaaacgcctgacctcaggtgacctgcccgcctcagtctcacaaagtgctgggattacagtcataagccaccgcgcccagcctaaaaagtATCTTTCTTAGTAAAGGAGCTTCTTTTAAAAGTGAGGTTTAAGTCTCAGGCACTGTAGTGGTCATTTATGGTTCCCAAATTTCTGCTCTAGACTACCATCAGGACCTTATTCTATCCTCAAGTAACCTGAATAACTGCCTTAACAAGCAGTCCTTTGTAAGTTACTGCTGTAATACTATACAGCTTCCCAATACTTGCACAATCATTTCAGTCTGTAAGTTGGAAAAGAGAGGACAATAAACATATTACATAAAGTCTGATGTTAAGTTACCAAATATCTTATCTTTGTACTATGTTTATGAGACCTTTGGAGACTGAGAAGACAACTTACCCCGAGCTGGACTCGTTCTTTTAGGGAAATCCACTGTGTCATTTGCTGGATCCTCTATGGGTTTTTTCCCTATAAAAACGAAAAAGGGCAGGAAAAGGTGTAAGtcagtttaaaatagaaaagattcCACCTGGCACATTTTTCATTCTTCGGTCAGAACCTTTTGATCACAGATGCACCACGAGGGGCAAAGGGCGGGTGGGGGCAACTTGTTCCAGCAGGGGACTATTCAGAAACAAGGATAGAAAACAGGCAGCAGATAGGTTAGACGAGGATGACCATTGTTGATGTTATTATCCTGAGCTCTGATAATGGGGACTGCTGCCCAGAAACAGCATGCCATGAGCTATTAGCTCCAAAGAGCTAAACCTGTTTCAGTGTCTTCCTCAACTGAACTTTCCTACATGCATAGACAGGGAAAGGTTAGGCAAGGACATACTAGGGAAGCTAAAACCAAAACATGCAAATTAGAAGTAGATAAGCACCTTAAAAGACTCCACTCACCTCTGGAGAACCACTCATCTTCCAGTGCATCACCCAAGGcagaaagcagagaagagaaaagaaataagaaaaatgcagGAGAAAGATGTCAGCAGAATCATGGGCAAATAAGCAGGGaagcacagagaagaaaagaaaaacacagaaaatgcaaAGGACGTATGGGGAAGAAGGTCCCAGATTAGTTGAGTTCTCATTTTCCACTGCCCCACTCATtgataccaccaccaccaccaccatcaccaccaacacaccaccaccaccaccccaccaccaaaCCTTGAATGAAGCACACAACACAGGAGAAGCAGCAAAGCAAAAAGACATCTGTAACCAGGCAGACTCCCATATTGCTTGCCAAGTATTTTGTATCTTAAGCTAAAGTGTTCCTTCCTTTCCCTGTCCCACATTAAAGAGTAAGAAACAGGAACCAAGACTCACCTTTGCCCTTCTTGGCCCCAAAGCAACTGGCAGCATGTGGCCCAGTATTGTTGGCAACATTGGGAGCTGCCTCTTGGTAACGCTCTGCCTGTGGGATCTCCCGGTGAACTTGATATGATAAGTTCCGAAGGAGGCAAACGCAGTTTTCTACAAGCTTAGGTACACAAGATAAAAGggccaatgagaaaaaagaatgtcTATTGTGATTTCTCCACAGGTATTAAAGACTCAGGTATTAAAATGTTGATATTCAAATGCATAACCCAATCCATAACTTCTCAGGATGCCTCTTAAGCGCTCCAGGCTTCTTGAAATCCCTGTAGCCTCAGGCTAATGGAAGGCCCAACTATGGACTTATTGGCTTCTGCCACTATTTGGTGTGTGACTGAAACTTGGATCATCATTCTTACTACTTAGACAATGTACAACTTTGGACGACAGCTAAgcagctttaaaatatataggtgatagatttttaaaaaaagaaaaaaaagctgggcacagtgactcacacctgtaatcccagcactttaggaggctgaggcaggtggatcacctgaggtcgggagttcaaaaccagcctggccaacatggtgaaaccctgtctctactaaaatacaaaaactagctgggcatggtggcaggtgcctataatcccagctactcaggggctgaagcaggagaatcacttgaacccaggagggagaggttgcagtgagccgagatcatgccactgtactccagcctgtgcaacagagccagactccatctcaaaaaaacaaacaaacaaacaaacaaaacacatgttttcttttaagttgaATGCCCACTTTAAGGAGTAGgggcttggctgggcacagtggctaacgcctgtaatcccaacactttgggaggctgaagtggatggatcacgtgaggtcaagagtttgagaccagcctggccaacatggtgaaatgtactaaaaatacaaaaattagctgggcgtggtggtgcacgcctataatcccatctacttgggaggctgaggcacgggaatcacttgaacccaggaagcggaggttgcagtgagctgagatcacatcactgtaccccagcctgggcaatagagtaagactctgtctcaaaaataagggGTAGGGGCCAGTAAAAATAGTTAACATTACTTGAAAGCCTGAGATGATAGGTCTCTGACCTACAGATACTTCATAGTTCTGGTGAATGGAATTCACTCAGTCATTAAAGGTAAGACAAGCACTTACCTTGCTGTCTGAATCCTTCTGCCCAATCTCAGCCTGAACAATGAAAATGAGGGCATCAACTAAACCATCACATTCCCGAAGTTTCCGGCGAGCTTCACTCCTCTCTGAGCTTACATTCCTGAGGGGAAACCAGAAGCTTCAAGATGACTCAAATCCAGAAATCCTCCCTTAAATATCCCTCAACACCTACAAGattcctgaatatttttttctactcacTATAATAGCGAATACTTATCATAAGCAAGGTACTGCAGTTCAGAGAAAGTTGATTAACAGTCCCTGCCTTCTGAATGTCTATATCACTGTGGGGTAGAGGTTAATGATATATACCAGATGCAGTAATTCAAGATGGAATATACACTTCTTGTATGGAAGTATAATACATATGTAGAACAGAGCACACAGAGGTGTATTCCAAAGAGAGAAACATTATATAGCAGCATGTATAGGATATAAAAATAAGTcaggaaaattttaataaaataaaggcacTTGAGTTTaaccacaaaaagataaataggaAGAGAAAGGCATTCACGGAAAGAACAGACCTTCCTCACCCATGCCCTAACCTCCTAGTGCTCTGTACCCCTTTTGCTGCATTTATCACAGCCTGACTTGAAATACAGATAACTAGGGCAAGGACATAGACAAGTCCAGGACTAGACCACCTTACATGTGGTAGATGCTGAACAAAAGCTTACCAAAGTAGATGAACAAAGTCAAAGAGGCATAAAAGTGAAGAGGATGTGTGGGGAACAGCAAGAAAACTGATATAGGTGCATGTGGTACACATAAGAGAATAGCAACAAAGGTAGAAAGACAGGTTGGAGTTACAGTATACAATACAGATAGGAATGGAGGCTAAGGAATAGGCTAaagaattttaattgttttttaaggaaatttAAGTCAGTCCTCAAAAATTCACCTTCATATTCTCAAAGCCCCTATTGTTACCTAAGGCAGCCAGCTGTGTTGGTGAGCACCGATTCCCACTCAATATGGCGTGGCTTACAGTCTTCATTAGGTTCCCGCTCCCAACCAGAATGAGGAATGATCACCTCATCTGTCAAGGCATGCAGTGCATGGTCCACAATCTCCATTTTGATTGAGTCATGGGATGAAAGATTCCACAGGGTTCCTGGAAGAGACAAGTCATCAGATGGCTCTTGAGCATTCAAGACAACATGTCTGAAGAACATCAAAGAGAAGCCCCTATTATATCATTTCTCAGTCTTCCCCAGTGACCAAATACCTTGTAGTAATATTCAAGTTTTGTGAACCTCAGCAAGAAACATGTTCTACATTACAGCTCAAAATAAACATACAGATCATGAAATAAGGTTTTGTAAAGCAATATTTAACGATAAGCAATGCTCTCCGATCTATCTATACCAGAGTTtttcaacctcagcactactgacattttgagcCAGATAACTCTTTGCTATGAGGAGCTGTCTTGTCTATTGCTGGATGTTTAGCAGTATACCTAGCCTttactcactagatgccagtagcactcccTCTCCCCTGTTCTAAGTTATAACAACCAAAAACATCTCCAACACTACAAATGTCTGAATGTCCTCAGGGCAGGGCAGGCAAAATGGCCCACAACTGAGAAGCAATGGtctatattactttttctttactcCTTTCCCTTGGAATGCTGATTATGCTCCACAAAATTGTGTTTTATTCACTAATGGATCACACAAATAGATCACAACCCACAATCTGAAAAACTACTGCTCTAAATAAAGCAAGGACCACAAGCTTAAATGTCTATATGGGCCAAGCAGGTGAGTCAAGAGAGgaagatatttaaaagaaattacaaGCAGGTGAAAAAATAGCAGTTGACAGCTCCATGTTTGGGAAACAACATCCTAAACGGCTGTAGTTGGTCAGATAATAGAATGTGTTGGAGATTAGTGTAAATTAGAGAACACATGCTCCAATCAGTTCAGACCAAATACTGCTAGGAAAGAAAAGAGATCCATTGTTAACAACTGCCACATTTTTAATAGAAGCCAAGAATCTGGAATTTTAAGTGAAATCTTCTGAATTTTAAACATCAGCAACCAgttctttaaaatttcaaaaatgctgTGTGATCCAAAcaaatctgtgagatggattTGACCCAAGGCCACCAGTTCACAACCTTTCATCAAAAGTAAAAGGTCTGGAAATCCCTCTAGTTCTTAATATCACTAGAGAGTAACAGTGACTTAGCAATTTTCCTTAGGCCTAGAACTCACCGGTAATGACTTCAGTAAGGTCCATATCACGAGCCTTTCGGAGCAATCGCACAAGGGCAGGCACACCATCACAGTTTTTTATGGCAATCTTGTTATCCTGGTCACGTCCAAAAGAGATATTCTTGAGAGCTCCACAGGCTCCAAGGTGCACTTCCTTTTTGGGATGGTCTAACAATCCCACCAGTACTGGGATGCCCTTGAGCTTCCGCACGTCAGTCTTCACCTTGTCATTGCGGTAGCATAAGTGTTGCAGGTATGCAGCTGCATTGGACTTGACAGCATCCAAGCGGAATCCAAGCATGGCGATCACCTCTGGCAGCTCTGGCTGTCTCCAATTAGGAGGTGGGGGCCCTCCTTTGCGCAGGCTATCCAAGCTTGCTAAACTTCCTCGCTCATGCTGGGCCAAAGGAGCCCAATAGTATTGATCCGATGGCACCTCCTCACCGATCATGTCTTCGTAGCTCCTGAGAAGTTTTGGAATAACCAAGAGAATACATCAAGTCATTATGGCTAGCTTCCTGGACATTCCCATTACCCTCATCTGCAAAGCAGGATTAACTGGAGTTTCAGTGTGCTCAACTTCTCTCTCCTTTGCATGAATAATATACTGATCAATTTTCCTCAATGggttaggaaaaataaaaggtaataatCTTAAAGGCACCTACAATTTAATTAAAACTACACTTTTTCTTTGAAGTCTGCAGGCTTAGAAAGTAACAAGCATTCAGGAGAGGccaatcaaaaagaaagaaccaaatcCTTATTACTTATCATTTATTTGAATGATACCTGACAGCTATTAACTTTTCTAGGTAGAGATCAGGATAAACTCTCAAAAAGCAGAATTAACCAAAGCAACTGACTCAATGCCACGTAAGTCTGAGAACAGTTCCTTAACCAAACAGGAAATTAGGCATTTACACACAGGAAACAACTGGCGGGTTAAGACCTTTAAATGCATTTCATATTTAAGCTTCTCCTTATCctattttggaaattataaaagATGGATTGATAGAGAAAAACTAATAAAGGGCTTCCTGCTACATTATAGGAGGATCTGGGTTTGGTACTGATGAGGTATAAACTTGAAAAGTAATTTTCACAGTCATCCCAAGGTCATGTCTGCTACTCAACAAATGTGTTAGCAGTAAGATTCCATCCTCCAATTTCTAAAGACAATACCTCCAGTTCTTTCAAAATGGAGCCTATTCACCAACATCACATTTGGGAAGCCCAGCCACTAGGAACAGAGAAAGCAATTGAAAGTAAGAAAAATCAAACCAGGAGACAATTCTTCCTGTTTCAGTACTACCAACAACCACTAGAGGGTGAGTCTGTCACACTATTATTTATTCATAACTACCAGGAAGAAAGAAACCCATTATCTGTGAGCTCATCTCTTCTGGCTCCCACAGGAGAGGAGAATCTATTGTGTGGAGCTCTCCAAATAAGCCGTTGTTTGTTCTACAAAACCACTCCCACTGTCACCAAATACTCAAAGTTGCCCTGAGCAGAAGGGCTGCCTCACAGGTATCAACATCAACTATGCAACAGTGATTCAGATGGACAAAGTATTTAGTAAAACATGACCAAGATGGTCTTAAAATAACACGGAAacaggaccaggcatggtggctcacatctgtaatcccagcactctgggaggctgaggtgggcggattacctgaggtcagaagttcaagaccagcatagccaacatagcaaaccctatctctactaaaaatataaaaattagctgggcgtggtggtgggcacctgtaatcccagctacttgggaggctgaggcaggagaatcacttgaacccaggaggtggaggttgcagtgagccgagatcgcaccactgcactccagcctgggcaacagagcaagactccatctcaaaaaacaaacaaacaaacaaacacagaaacaaaatgaatagCTTAGATAGCTAAGTTTTAAAAGTAGGCTATTGAGCAGTATGTTAAGATTCCCTTTTTGTAGAGGGAAAATAGGATACAGTTACATGTACAATTAAAAAACCTCAAAGGATAtgcaccaaaatgttaacagtggttcTTTATCAATAGATGGTATGCTTTTCTGGGTTTTTCAGGCTCCGTATTGAACATGTTTAACCTCTATTATTAATATCCAAAATTATAAGAACAATTACCATAACCAAAATTTCCAAATAACTCTATCTTGTATCTTTTTCTATATAGAGGCAGTGGATTGGacattctttcctctgttttaCAAGTAACAAAGCTGTGCCCAGGAAGACCAAATGACTTGCTTGAGGCTACTTAGCTAGTGGCAAAGGCACAACTAGAACCAAGGTCTCAGGGTTCAGTGCTTTTTCCACTAATCACTGCCTCACTGTTTAAGTTTGACCTCGTATTACTCTTCTAGCCTGGAACAGGAAGCAGCAAATATTCTTGCTAGTCAAGCAGGTTTCCAAGTCCATTGCTACCCTGGAACAAACCCAAGAACGGCCCAAAACTCTATGTGAACTAGCACAACTACGGACGGCAGAGAATGACCTGGCCACCCACACCCATCTGGGTCCAATCACTCTTTACTAATGAGGAAGTCAGAAAAAGCAGACTTGCAGTAGAGCCAACACCCTGAACAGACTGCTTCAATGATGGCTGTTATCTACCACTGTTCTAGGTTGCACCAGCCGAGGTCTGGTGCTCCTGGAGGAATAAAAATGACTCACATGGGAGTTGGATTAGCTATCCAAGACACCTGAAAGGTAAGTGACTCAGTCTTAGATAATGGGGCCTCTGCCCCTGGGCCCAGCCCTGTTCACTCTTAACCAAAGCTACCTAATATATGAGGAAAATTAGCACCAAGGCATTTGCTTTAAAAGGTCATGACCCCATATAGAGAAATTCAGCAACAGCTGCTAGGATATCCTTACCATCAAGACAACCATAAATCATCCCTTGTTTCTTATCATTTCTCTTTGCGTGGAAAACACTGTTTCTAATTTATTCCGAAGCAGCATTGGCAGCGCATGGGCCAAACCTGTTTTTGTACACCCCCAgaatgctttttatatttttaaaagactgtttgaaaaaaagaacaacataTGACAAAGATGAtacatggcctgcaaagcctaaaatagttCTACATGGTCCTTTCCAGGGGTCTGTCGACCCCATTCTAAAGCATTCTCTCAAGGCAACAAGGCAAACCATATACCAGTCCAAACATCAATCACTCCTTTTTTCACATCACCAAAGAAATCTCCAGGGACAAGTAGTAAAGTCAGAGTAGGCAGCTGCTTAGTGACCTTTCAGTGTGTTGCTAATGTACCCTCCAACCCCCACTCAAGGATGCCACCACAATTTCACTTTACAATCAAATAATAAGACCCTAAGCACAGAATGTCAAGGCCCTTGTGAGGTCaaagtttgtttttaactttggGATTAAAAACACCACAAGAAAGTTCTTATATATATCCTTAACTGTCTCTTTTGGTCCTGTATTCCTAAAACCTtcaactctgttttgttttgttttgagacagtctcactctgttgcccaggctggagtgcagtggcggcatcttggctcactgcagcctctgcctcctgggttcaagtgattctcctgcctcagtctcctgagtagctgggactgcaggcacgagctaccacacctggctaatttttgtatttttagtagagacagggtttcactatgttagccaggatgatctcgatctcctgacctcgtgatctgcccgcctcagcctccaaaagtgctgagattacaggtgtgaaccaccatgcccgactgacTCTGTTCTTAATACCAAACCAGAAGCTAAAGAAATTCCCAAGAAGAAATGAGCAAGAATTCCATGGCCCCAGACATCAGAATCCTCTGTCTAACACCAAAAGGGGGTCACATCTTAGCCAGAAACAGCAAAAACTTCAGCATAGAAGCAGAAGCAAAATTCAGTCTTTAGGACATAGACTAATAACAATcacaagttgttttctttttttttttttttttgagatggagtttcactcttgttgcccaggccggagtgcaatggcacgatcttggctcaccacaacctccgcctcccaggttcacatgattctcctgcctcagcctcctgagtagctgggattgcaggcatgtgtcaccatgctcagctaattttgtatttttagtaaagacgggatttctccatgttggtcaggctggtctcgaactccagacctcaggtgatccacctacctaggtctccaaaagcgctgggattacaggcatgagccactgtgcctggcccatatattcaaattatagaaaacaacttgtggaccaggcgtggtggctcatgcctataatcccagcacttttggaggccaaggcgggtagatcaccagaggtcaggagtttgagaccagcctggccaacatggtgaaaccacatctctactaaaaatataaaaattagccgggcgtcatggtgcttgcctgtagtcccaacaactagggagactgagacacgagaaacacttgaacccaggaagtggaagtggcagtgagccaagatggcgccactgcactccagcctgggtgaaagagcaagactctgtctctaaaaaataaaattagaaggccaggcgcagtggctcatgcctgtaatcccagcactttgggaggctgaggcaggcagatcacgacgtcaggagatcgagaccatcctggctaacacggtgaaaccccgtctctaataaaaatgcaaaaaaaaattagctgggcgtggtggcgggcgcctgtagtcccagctacttgggaggctgaggcaggagaatggcgtgaacccgggaggtggagcttgcagtgagccgagaacgcgccactgcactccagcctgggcgactgagtgagactccgtctcaaaataaataaataaataaataaataaataaataataaaattagaatatattattttcatttaaaaaattatatatatatttatattatacagatatacatttatattttatacatatagcAAGTCAATACTAAGCCAAGTCAGAAAAGGGAAAAACGGGGTAGCCTTTCACCCCAAAAAAAAGCAGAGGGGAGGAGGCCACAAGTATCTCTGATCCCAAAAAGCTCTTAGAAGTTGAAGGAAAAGCTACCCCTTAGCCCTGGTTTTGGAAAAACCCTTTTCTCTTCCCTATTCCTGCCTACCTGAGGCGCCGACGAGGGTCAGAGGGTGTCCCAGTCCGACGGGCAGTGCCATAATCAGACATCATACCATAATCCAGGTCATCATAGCCCATACTACGCTGGTCATCCTCCAGCCCATAAGGCTCTGGATGAAAGCGATGCAGATCCACGCTGCTCCCACCTACCCGAACCTGGGGTTGGGGCCCATACACATCCTGTCTACTAGGTGCCCGGTAGCCTTCCATGCTGGGCCTATACCGCTCCTCAATGCGGGTCACCCGGGACAGACTGCCATAGTTATCACTGCCACCTGGATAACCATCTTCATAGTGGCGGCTATAACCATCAGGAGGGTAGTGGAAGTTCCTAGGAAGGGTAGCAGTGCCGGCTTGCCCCACATAGGGACCAGGTCCCCCATTGCCATTCTTGCGGAAGTCACGACCCAAAGTCTGGATATAGTTGTTAGAAACTGATGAAGCATCCACAGGCAACCCATCTGGTCCCATAGCAACTGGCTGTACTGTACGTGTTGTCACAGTCTTCACTACTTTCTTCACCTGCAAgtaggaaacaagaaaaagaa
Above is a genomic segment from Chlorocebus sabaeus isolate Y175 chromosome 1, mChlSab1.0.hap1, whole genome shotgun sequence containing:
- the CTNND1 gene encoding catenin delta-1 isoform X5 — encoded protein: MANGTLTRRHQNGRFVGDADLERQKFSDLKLNGPQDHSHLLYSTIPRMQEPGQIVETYTEEDPEGAMSVVSVETSDDGTTRRTETTVKKVVKTVTTRTVQPVAMGPDGLPVDASSVSNNYIQTLGRDFRKNGNGGPGPYVGQAGTATLPRNFHYPPDGYSRHYEDGYPGGSDNYGSLSRVTRIEERYRPSMEGYRAPSRQDVYGPQPQVRVGGSSVDLHRFHPEPYGLEDDQRSMGYDDLDYGMMSDYGTARRTGTPSDPRRRLRSYEDMIGEEVPSDQYYWAPLAQHERGSLASLDSLRKGGPPPPNWRQPELPEVIAMLGFRLDAVKSNAAAYLQHLCYRNDKVKTDVRKLKGIPVLVGLLDHPKKEVHLGACGALKNISFGRDQDNKIAIKNCDGVPALVRLLRKARDMDLTEVITGTLWNLSSHDSIKMEIVDHALHALTDEVIIPHSGWEREPNEDCKPRHIEWESVLTNTAGCLRNVSSERSEARRKLRECDGLVDALIFIVQAEIGQKDSDSKLVENCVCLLRNLSYQVHREIPQAERYQEAAPNVANNTGPHAASCFGAKKGKGKKPIEDPANDTVDFPKRTSPARGYELLFQPEVVRIYISLLKESKTPAILEASAGAIQNLCAGRWTYGRYIRSALRQEKALSAIADLLTNEHERVVKAASGALRNLAVDARNKELIGKHAIPNLVKNLPGGQQNSSWNFSEDTVVSILNTINEVIAENLEAAKKLRETQGIEKLVLINKSGNRSEKEVRAAALVLQTIWGYKELRKPLEKEGWKKSDFQVNLNNASRSQSSHSYDDSTLPLIDRNQKSDKKPDREEIQMSNMGSNTKSLDNNYSTPNERGDHNRTLDRSGDLGDMEPLKGTTPLMQDEGQDSLEEELDVLVLDDEGGQVSYPSMQKI
- the CTNND1 gene encoding catenin delta-1 isoform X7; this encodes MQEPGQIVETYTEEDPEGAMSVVSVETSDDGTTRRTETTVKKVVKTVTTRTVQPVAMGPDGLPVDASSVSNNYIQTLGRDFRKNGNGGPGPYVGQAGTATLPRNFHYPPDGYSRHYEDGYPGGSDNYGSLSRVTRIEERYRPSMEGYRAPSRQDVYGPQPQVRVGGSSVDLHRFHPEPYGLEDDQRSMGYDDLDYGMMSDYGTARRTGTPSDPRRRLRSYEDMIGEEVPSDQYYWAPLAQHERGSLASLDSLRKGGPPPPNWRQPELPEVIAMLGFRLDAVKSNAAAYLQHLCYRNDKVKTDVRKLKGIPVLVGLLDHPKKEVHLGACGALKNISFGRDQDNKIAIKNCDGVPALVRLLRKARDMDLTEVITGTLWNLSSHDSIKMEIVDHALHALTDEVIIPHSGWEREPNEDCKPRHIEWESVLTNTAGCLRNVSSERSEARRKLRECDGLVDALIFIVQAEIGQKDSDSKLVENCVCLLRNLSYQVHREIPQAERYQEAAPNVANNTGPHAASCFGAKKGKGKKPIEDPANDTVDFPKRTSPARGYELLFQPEVVRIYISLLKESKTPAILEASAGAIQNLCAGRWTYGRYIRSALRQEKALSAIADLLTNEHERVVKAASGALRNLAVDARNKELIGKHAIPNLVKNLPGGQQNSSWNFSEDTVVSILNTINEVIAENLEAAKKLRETQGIEKLVLINKSGNRSEKEVRAAALVLQTIWGYKELRKPLEKEGWKKSDFQVNLNNASRSQSSHSYDDSTLPLIDRNQKSDKKPDREEIQMSNMGSNTKSLDNNYSTPNERGDHNRTLDRSGDLGDMEPLKGTTPLMQKI
- the CTNND1 gene encoding catenin delta-1 isoform X6, yielding MQEPGQIVETYTEEDPEGAMSVVSVETSDDGTTRRTETTVKKVVKTVTTRTVQPVAMGPDGLPVDASSVSNNYIQTLGRDFRKNGNGGPGPYVGQAGTATLPRNFHYPPDGYSRHYEDGYPGGSDNYGSLSRVTRIEERYRPSMEGYRAPSRQDVYGPQPQVRVGGSSVDLHRFHPEPYGLEDDQRSMGYDDLDYGMMSDYGTARRTGTPSDPRRRLRSYEDMIGEEVPSDQYYWAPLAQHERGSLASLDSLRKGGPPPPNWRQPELPEVIAMLGFRLDAVKSNAAAYLQHLCYRNDKVKTDVRKLKGIPVLVGLLDHPKKEVHLGACGALKNISFGRDQDNKIAIKNCDGVPALVRLLRKARDMDLTEVITGTLWNLSSHDSIKMEIVDHALHALTDEVIIPHSGWEREPNEDCKPRHIEWESVLTNTAGCLRNVSSERSEARRKLRECDGLVDALIFIVQAEIGQKDSDSKLVENCVCLLRNLSYQVHREIPQAERYQEAAPNVANNTGPHAASCFGAKKGKGKKPIEDPANDTVDFPKRTSPARGYELLFQPEVVRIYISLLKESKTPAILEASAGAIQNLCAGRWTYGRYIRSALRQEKALSAIADLLTNEHERVVKAASGALRNLAVDARNKELIGKHAIPNLVKNLPGGQQNSSWNFSEDTVVSILNTINEVIAENLEAAKKLRETQGIEKLVLINKSGNRSEKEVRAAALVLQTIWGYKELRKPLEKEGWKKSDFQVNLNNASRSQSSHSYDDSTLPLIDRNQKSDKKPDREEIQMSNMGSNTKSLDNNYSTPNERGDHNRTLDRSGDLGDMEPLKGTTPLMQDEGQDSLEEELDVLVLDDEGGQVSYPSMQKI
- the CTNND1 gene encoding catenin delta-1 isoform X3, coding for MDDSEVESTASILASVKEQEAQFEKLTRALEEERRHVSAQLERVRVSPQDANPLMANGTLTRRHQNGRFVGDADLERQKFSDLKLNGPQDHSHLLYSTIPRMQEPGQIVETYTEEDPEGAMSVVSVETSDDGTTRRTETTVKKVVKTVTTRTVQPVAMGPDGLPVDASSVSNNYIQTLGRDFRKNGNGGPGPYVGQAGTATLPRNFHYPPDGYSRHYEDGYPGGSDNYGSLSRVTRIEERYRPSMEGYRAPSRQDVYGPQPQVRVGGSSVDLHRFHPEPYGLEDDQRSMGYDDLDYGMMSDYGTARRTGTPSDPRRRLRSYEDMIGEEVPSDQYYWAPLAQHERGSLASLDSLRKGGPPPPNWRQPELPEVIAMLGFRLDAVKSNAAAYLQHLCYRNDKVKTDVRKLKGIPVLVGLLDHPKKEVHLGACGALKNISFGRDQDNKIAIKNCDGVPALVRLLRKARDMDLTEVITGTLWNLSSHDSIKMEIVDHALHALTDEVIIPHSGWEREPNEDCKPRHIEWESVLTNTAGCLRNVSSERSEARRKLRECDGLVDALIFIVQAEIGQKDSDSKLVENCVCLLRNLSYQVHREIPQAERYQEAAPNVANNTGPHAASCFGAKKGKGKKPIEDPANDTVDFPKRTSPARGYELLFQPEVVRIYISLLKESKTPAILEASAGAIQNLCAGRWTYGRYIRSALRQEKALSAIADLLTNEHERVVKAASGALRNLAVDARNKELIGKHAIPNLVKNLPGGQQNSSWNFSEDTVVSILNTINEVIAENLEAAKKLRETQGIEKLVLINKSGNRSEKEVRAAALVLQTIWGYKELRKPLEKEGWKKSDFQVNLNNASRSQSSHSYDDSTLPLIDRNQKSDKKPDREEIQMSNMGSNTKSLDNNYSTPNERGDHNRTLDRSGDLGDMEPLKGTTPLMQKI